gagcaaatcactgaatgggcctttaacttggCCACAGTATCGATTTAGGGGCGCTGAACTTGGTCAATGCGGCGCCCCCTTTAATTAGGGcaattttgggtgctttttgtagGCCTTATATACTCACAATTTCCCTTCTCAGCCATTCCAGTGCGTTTTGTAGTTTATCTTCCCGTTCTTTCCAATTCATAGTGTCGTCTCCTAAAACAGGCACTGGATTCTCTTTCCTCCAATCATCAACCACCAAAACATCATCTATCGATGCACCGGAGGTCTGAAACACACAAATAGAGGGCACAGTGAGTGGATGCATGCTTCTTTTTTGAAGCATAATTAAATACCAGATTTTCCTATGAAAGGGAAGAAACCAAAAAGCTGGATTAAGCCGTATCATGTAAACCATGGAAGTATTCGTTATAAAACTGATCCGTGCTttctaattaattaaataattacacTACTAACTTATCTGTTGCGACAGATGTCAAAAAGATGATAATATTTAATTTGAGCCAGTAGGCCTATAGTCCGACATTTTTGCGTGCGTTTTTCGTTTGCAATTTATTTAGCCTCACCGTTTGTCGCAATGTCAGCCGAAATGTACCGTCGACTAAAACATCGGAACTATCTCTCTACTGACATATTAACTCCATTACTAAATGTGCATTAACCATTTCATAAATCAAGAAGCTTCAAGAGTAAGGTGTGATTTGCCATTAGGCAGCTTTTTATCGACCTAACGAAACAGAAACTACCCTTAACTTTATAACGCCCTTTACTTAGGGCTGATTTCTCAAACCTTGGCTAAAGGCTACCTACACAAATCTTTTGATGGCGAGGTGGAAATCTTTTGATGGCGATAGAAGCCCAAGAATAATATCAAGTTATTTGACTTTATCCAAGTCTTTGTGGGTTGAAGATACTGTTTGAACAAGAAAATACTAtgtctgttaacatggttaatgtttCCAAAGAAGACGATAAAAAATCGGAACACATCGGATTTGTTTAAAATCTGTTGCATTTGAACACATCGAACGCGTAGTGTAGGTGGTCAGTTTCAAATCTGTCCATCAACCAACAAAACATTTATTTCCTTTTAGCCCAACTTTGTGAAGCTGGTCCACAAGGCATATCTTAAGTGTAATGATAACAATGATTGTGTGCAACTCGGAAATACCAACCAAAATGGGTCAATATCTGAATGCCTTATCAAGAccaatgtcatgaatgttgtTTTGATATATCCCAATTAAGCTGATCAAAACATGTCAACATTTTTCACTCTAAGGCTTATTTGTTTACGTTGGATCCACTTAGTGTCATAATATTTGTATCTGATGGCCATGACCTTTACCATCTGTTTCCGATAACAGCACATcatagctcccattgggcgcccattccttttgaaaggaatttttatatacgttgggtttttttgggggtGTCAGAAAGAAAACATCTGCTATTTAAGTAATGTCCTTTTTATGGCGATGTCGCATGCACTGAAGGATTTATAAAAAACGACAAGTCGAACGTTTGTCATTTTGTTAGATATGTCCAAACAAACAGGTTTTTATCTGTATATAACATGGACTTTTTCGGGAAAATGGGTTCGATGTCAAGGTAAAAGATAGATTTTAACCTactaaaattgagaacatttttagACTTTTAGATATATGAAGAGCTCagtgtttcaaaaccccttacatccacttttgggtgaaattgagttattgacatgacattatagtgtgggtaaaaatacacattttggtggttgtttgaccttcataccactttcccttccggagatatggtatatttcccgtttgagaAATCTttgggaatttccggaaatctgaacataaaatgaatatagaattgttttgttttaattttttgatgtatactagtagcatggaatgttctttacctactaaaaccaaagggaactgtttttgggtcactatttttgaaaaaaaaaaaattaattaacaaaagatgtagcttcggaaatactccaaaaatgtcattttcccgaatttaattacaaattcataatttaacaagtaaatgagatatttcaatttttctttttgattttgaaagcattagtcaagttacataaagtagtgcaaacaaatgggctcaaatatgaTTGCAACGGtgatttctagaaaaggggtaaattagttttgttgcaaaagcccttatacatccacaaaaggcgcgatataaaagatataataaaataaataggaaggcttcaaaattgtaccaaacctattcttttagtttctactcatcaacactttatccaaacccaaattgaatcaaatcgaaccaggggtgaatacttgcacaattaaaaaaaagctgtttttctcaaaaagtcaaaagtggatgtaaggggttttgcaacaaagctcttcatatataaaaTCATGATAATTTATCAAAATCTGGTTTTATTGTTAAAACTGTTCCCATAATGAATGACCTACAGTTACTGGTACATCATATAGTCCGTCGAGAGCGACTACGAGTGCAATAGCGTGAAAATTCATTCCGTAGTCTGTCGTGAAATGAACTCGTTACTCGTGGTCCTTCTCGACGGACTAGTACATTTGACAGTGCGTGCGTATTTTACACAAATATAGAAAAGAAAACAATTATCATAGTTGATTGAACTTGTTTAAGCGGAAGTATCAGtataatatttgtttaatatatCTCCCCTGTACTGTATACCATGTACACAGTAAAGGATTCTTTATGTCTATTTAATCATATGAAAATTCCCATTTTTGagttttttaaaaccaaattgaGCTTAATTCACCGTGAAAGCACGCAGACATTGGTAAATAAAGTTAAACTAACGAAGAATATTTCACAAGCATTGAAATGTTTGTCATTTTGAATTAATGTTTGCGGAACTTGGTAATCAGTCAAAGTATagtaaaaataccacaaaaagatttttatatcTTGTGATTAATTCGATTATTAAGTATACGTgttgtgtgtggcgtgtttggtTACCATTTCGGCAAAGAGCCAAAATATAGAGCTATAGAAATAAAGAAAActccaatgaacatgatgaatcacATTCCAACGTATTGTCAAATGTTTAATTTTGATCCAAGTTCATTTAAACGTATACTGCTCAGTTTGTGCATTAAACCAAATAACCAAACGAGACAAGACAAGATCAAAAAacgaacaaacaaaaatataaattacaaatgTATGGTTATTTCAGTGATGAATTCCTGTGGACTGCAAATCAAATCAAACGACAGTGCCACAAAAATCTTCAGCTCTCTCACATTTCATAATGTGCTTAATTTTGGGGAATCCAAAAATTGAAACCGTaaattattttataatatatCATGATGATAACAGAAAATGCGAGCACAATCAGCAGGAGTGTTGAACGTGTTCATATTTTCTTTTCTATTACGTATTCCCTGTATTGGAAAGGTGTGCCCAAAAGCGCTTTCCTTGTTTTTGACCTGTCCAAAATGTAGGGCCTTATATTGCCCGACCCCCATGCAGGCCTAcccgtgacttctctctagtccgaagggtcgctagtccgaaaaccacattaagttcgctaatccgaaagTTCGAaagttagggttggggtttagggttataggttaggtttaggtttagggttaaggttatagggttagcgagccttatactatattcggactagaaaccttatttattattcggactagcgaactctCGGACTAGAGTACCCGATattaggactagcgaacctttttcagaattcggactagcgaatggtaaattacgtgttcggactagcgaaccttcagaCTAAGGAGCCTTCAGACTAGTGAACCtacggactagagagttgtcgccgGCCTACCCACTCCCCTTCCACATTCAcagggtacacataattttttttaaagaattttggGTATATTATCACAACCAATATAGGGCTTTAATGAAAAGTCGATTTCTTAAATGACACCGACTTTTATTTTAGGACTATTGTAATTTTACAAGTTCATAGTTCAAAGAGCATATtaatcaaaattttcatattagAGAATTAGAATATTGCCAGAAATGAGTGTTTTGAAAGCATAAAAGTtcataatatacaatataaattcTTATTTACAGGATTGTGCCTATTACAGCCCATCGGCATGCAGTGATAGGGATATTTTAAGTGTTTTTCAATATTTGGAAATAATGTATGTTCAAAATGTTAACCAACATTACGAATGTTTAAAATTTAGTGTTTCAGGGATGTCAGTGGCCTGAAGTGATTTTGCAGGAAAAGTCTGAAAAAGCGCACGAATTTGGGCTATTAAGCctcaaacgggctgaaaataaacaaaaagtgCGGAAATTTTGAGTAATAAAAAGTGGgaaatcaggcaattgcctgaaaactgGCATATCTGGTGTTTTAacattggtgaaaaaaaaatctttaaatgtATTTACAAATTATAGCAAAGACAAATTGTTGGAAAGAAGTGCCTCTTACCTTTTGTGAAGTTTCCCCCTCGTCCACATATCCGTTATCAGTCACGGCACCCCATTCGGACGACGCAGCCGACGCCAGATGCGAACTATTCTCCCGTTGTCGCACCATAGTCGTATCCTCAGTAAATCGCACACTCGCTTTACGATGTTTCCGCGGCCACGTACTATGGCTTAAATCATCTGCTGCATCCACACGGGACAGGATTGGAGATATCGGTGAGGGGGAACTTGGCAACTGTTCATCAGAACTGTCTCCAAAAATATCCTCCGATGAATCAGCACCTTGAAGATTCTCATTGGTTGATTCGCAATTAATAGGTTCCACGACAGGCCTGCGACTGGCCTCGACTGCGTATGACTGATCCACACTTGATGTCACTGAGTTGACAGTGGATTTGACATATTCACCTTGTATGTCATTCGCTTCAATGGTTAAGGCACTAAAACTTTTCTTACGCACGCTGACTACGTTCATTAGCGCTATTTCCCTTAATTCAGCGGTAACGGGATCCATGATGGGAAAAATGTGTCATTCAATCATGTCAATGAGTGGGAAAACtttcaaaaatgaataaaatacttCCAAAGTTTTACTTGAGGGAAGTGCAGCTGATGATTATTCAATACTacataggcctaatatagaaTACTGTAGGCCTGCCGATGGTTTGAGCCCAACTTGAGCGGAATTGGTAGGCATGGCAAGGAAATGGTCCGGATGTGATTACAAAAACTTGAAAGGATTTGGTTTCATAGTGCACTTTACTACTAAACTGGTTTTTGACTATCCTAAATGAAAAGGTaaagatatataggcctacaattcagAAAATAGGATTTGTTTTGTGTTGTGTGTTTTTTCTGCTTTAGGCACTGGCCCCAGGGGCGCAAACTGCCTTATAACActtacaaaaaacaaaatttgatgaatGCACATGAGGAAAATAAAAATAGATGAATTTCGTTTTATCATCGTAAGGCAAAAAGTACACCAAAATCAAAGAATACCAAAACGTTCCGGACTAGATAGACTAGGTTATAGGTTCAAATCCTGTCAAGGGGATGAGTTTTTCTTTCAATTACTTGGCAAGCTCAGAAGAACGAAAATCATATTGTGATCTAAATAACAAAAATTATGCTGCATCCAACAACAGGATCACGACAAAATCGGTCTGGGGAGATTTAGccaaaaattcatatttttggtcaacttgaattttaaaaaattaagccaatatccaaaacaatgcaaccgTGTTCCCTGGAGTAGATTAACAAAAACCACAcaagacaattttttttattttttataatttgtaaatTTATTATAAATGATCAATTGAGGAGTCATTCGCGTAGAAATGCATATTTACAAATTGCGTATATAAGAAGGAACCTAAAGTGTTCATATAGTACAAAATCGATCAAGGGTTTCTTCCTTGTGGCACCCCAAATACGAGGCGAGTTGATTTCTGGAAATGTACAAAAAATTAATATGTACACCTCTGTGATCTGTTTCGTGTTAATAAATCGACGGAATGCATGGAGATGACAAACCGGTCACTTTTGTCATGACCATGTGcagaatatacagggtgtatcaaaattattgttacccatcagttttcagtgattataGACAAGATAAccacaacaaaatgcaacataggagctaccttatttacAGCTAAATGTTATAAAAGATCATAAAACTACTAAGGCATGGgtatttcaagatgatataagTTGAATATTGAAGAACAGGCTTGttaataaacaccaaaaactggTAGGTATATACCAAACATTTTGACAGCCTGTAGACACGATGGCCAAACCAGGGACGTAGACACACTAAAATTGGCTGATTCTAcacgattttcttcaaaattaggGGTCGTTAAGAATTGCTATATACAATACTGTTAATCTGACACAATTACATTTGTTCGCAGTTCTTAGTCACCAGCATCTTTCCTGACACTTTCAAACTCTTAAAGCTCTTTCAAACTGATCAACCATACACTTGAGCAGAACGGAACAGAAAAACAACGTTTACGGAACTAAATGAACGTTCTGAATCTTCTGATCATTATGAGcttgcaaaaacaaaacaaaaaaaacgccCTATTGAAATGTTGATCTCATTCGATTTTGATCTCGAAGATTTTAACGCAGGTGTTATCGGCGACTGCCAGTTTCTTCTCATCTTTGGATAGAGCCACACCCCATGGCTGCGTCACGTCGTTGGTGTTGCAGCCCATATACTCCCCATCCTCAAGGTCATACTGGTAGACCCCTACTCGTCCCTGATAATTGGCGATGAAGACATCCCCATACTTGCTACAGCAAATTCCAGTTGGATTCCAAGCTGCTTTATCAACCCCATCTGGCGGATTGAAGGTGATGAGAACTTTGCCGGTGCGATCTATGACGTGTACAACTCTCTCTTCATATGAACTGATGATAATGTTATCTGCTGGTGTAGCAGAAATAAACCAAGGCTTTATCGGGACGTACATGCTAGTGATGTGCGTGCCATCTGGCTTCATGATGCTGACGTACTTCTTCGTGACATTGCCTACAATCAGATTGCTATCTTTGTCTATGGCAAGTCCTTGGACTGTCGAGTCATCGGCATCTGAGGCGACGTTATTAGGAGACAGTGTACTGTAGCGATTCACGTATGTCCCGTCTCCCTGGTATTGCTTTACGTGTTGTGTATCATCAGTGCCGAAAATGCGTCCGTTTGGATGAAGTACAACACACCATGGAGATGTTTCATTGCCGCCACCGGTATTCCCAGATTCTGTATTGATCTTTGACGATAGCTCTCCTTCGGTTGAATACACGTGGTAGTAAAATTCTGGATTGGCAGAATTATTAGCGACCATAATGGACCCAGTCTCTGTACAGACGATACCTCGACCATTCACCAAATTGCCAAACTCTTTCACTTCATTCATCTCCATTAACGAAGGATCCAACTCAAGAAGTGCATTCATCAGCGGCAAATCAGGCTCGATCGTTCTAAACCTGACCATGCCCAGTTTCGGTGCGGGAGTTTCCAGTTTTTGCTCACTTAATTCCTTCAGCGAACTCGTGACACTGGCATACACAGCAGCGATCTCATACTCGGTTCCTTTCTGAGTGACATCTGTCGCGATCATTCTTGATGTGGAAAGCCGCGACCGGTCATTCTTCAGCTTCGTTAAGTTCTTCCGCAAGATTGCCCTTTTCTGTTCTTCATACTGCTGTAGCTTATCTGTGGATTCTGTGTACGTTTTCTCCAAATTCTCGAGGAATTGTTCTTTAATATACTCTTTGATCTCGTCGATACCATCCAGTGCTTCCGCGGAAGCCGCTTTCAGTTGCTGTTCTAGGTCTTCATTTAAAGCTATCAATTCGTCAACTTCGGTTGCCACCTGCGCTGACTCCGTCTCAAGCTCCAGAATCTTCTTACTTCTTTCAGCAGCAGCGGTGTCTAATTCAGCTTGTTTGTGGTCAGGATGACGATGGGCAATCACGGCGCATTTACTGCATATTGGAACATCACACGTCTCACAGTAGAACATAAGGACCTCACCCTTGTGCTTCTGACATGTATTTTGATCTGGTAGAGATAGGGGTACCTTTTCCGACCGCAGTTCATCTAAGGTAAACAAGGGATGACGTTTGAGTGATCTCATTATTTTATGCATGTTGGTGCACCTTTCACACAGGTAATCGTCACACACGAAGCATCGTGTTACTGCTTGCAGAGCGCGAAGATTTTCTGTACTATCTGAAGAAcctgaaatgaaaataaattagTAGAGAGGAGCGTTAGGCCTCTATGCGTCGTTATTGATTAAGGATTGGGCGGTGAAATTAAGCGAGGGGGGAGGTGCCCCAACTACCGGGACAAAGTTCACCAACATGTCCAAATGTTCAAGTTGTAATGTGAATCTTTCTTTAGCCCGGTTTAGGccaaaattgtccaaatttggGCCCATTTTAACCTTAAATTGCTCATTTcagagtaagtaagtaagtaagtaagtaagcaagcaagcaagcaagcaagcaagcaaaatctttaaaattgtGTTACATAACGTACTTTCAGCTGCTGTTCCATCGCAGGCAGTGCATTGTATTCCAGCATCTTCATCAGCAAGCTTCTCTCGCATCAGTCTCTCATTTCTTTGCCTAGATACAAAGGCAATTACATCCAAATCAGCGACACCACCAGGAGGGAGTTTGGTCTCCGTGCTGCATGTCGGACAAGATAATGATGTCACTCCTTCCCCCGCAGACTCAATATGTTGTTGTAAACACTTGAGACAGAAAGAGTGCAGGCAGGATAATGTTCTTGGATCTTGAAGTAAATTACGGCAAATGCCGCAATGGACAAGATCTTCAGTTTCAACTGATGAATCTGTTGGAGTTATTGACGCTTCTGTTTCTGGCATCATTGATGCcgccattttgagaaaaaagcacaAAACCGTTATCAGCTTATATGTTGTATATCAACGATTGCTGTGTTATAAAAGAACTGAAACACAAAGAAGTCCAAAGGGTAACCCGAGGGTAAAACTAACCAATCATGAAAGCGCTTGATATGGCATTTTATCAagtatacactgtaaaaatggtGTGTTGGCAAAATTATTGTATTCATGTCTTGCAAATAAACATGTCTTAAACAataagaaacattaataaatattTGGCTGAAGACACATAGGCCAATTGGGACACATCTGAGACACGTCTTCAGCAAATACGTGTCATGCCAGAAGACACAAACTCAAGACATGTCTCAAAATACACACGTCTTACATTTTAGATATGTCTTGCATGTAGACATTTGTTTGCGAAACATGTCTTGCATAGTGACATTTCTTTGTGAGGCTTTTCTTGCATAGAGACGCAAATATGTGTCTAATACCATACTTACTGGAGACGTGTCTCAAAACTGGTTTCACCGGACATGTCTTAGCCTGTGTCTTCagccaaatattttttttattgttgaagACATGTTTGTTGGCAAGACATGTCTTAAAGAGAACGACAAGACACTCTTTTTACATTGTAGCACCATATTTGGTATAGTTCAAAATGATGTCATTCAAATTACTAATTGCAATGTTGAGAAAGCCTTAACTGAAATGTAGTGATAAACTTGATGACCTATTAATTTACTTTTGGCCGATAGTTAACTATATCGGATTGATCGTATCACTGCTTAAACATGTCAAACACGATATTTCTGCAACATTTTAAAGGGGCTTTTACAGGAGCTTTTTTAAAAGCATTGCTAAACAATAACATGATGCCTTGATCCTGATGACATGATATGCCGACATTTCAGAAATTTGTAATTGTAGcccaattttgatcattttttccaAGATCTTGGAATAGATTCAACCggattgttatcatggttatgtcaaATTACCTTCAACTACTCACTGTTAGACAAGAAATTTAATAGGCTATTTTTTATCAAGTGAAGCAGATCCtaactacatgtattataaattATGGAAATCCCTTTTTTCTGTGATAAAAGTGTGCGTGTCGGGGGAGGCTCTCAATTCGATCATTcaccttaacatgtttaattagTTGCAGGGTAAAGAATGACTGCACTTTGGAATTTATATACTGATACCAATAGCACGTAATTCACATTATAAATCTTTGAACTTCGGTAGATAAGACCTGGTGGATAATGAAGTGACAAAATTACCTCACCataaaattgtagtgtaatgcaATTCGAAGTGGTTAGGAGAGGGTGGGTGTGTTAGCTCGTATAAATAAGTATTTCCAAAATGTGGTCACTCAAATTGGAACAGAAATGAGCACTCCCTTGATAAGTAAATCTAAATGTGTTTACAGAGTCTTTTCCTATTACATATTGAATTCATgtgcttttgctatctactgaagatagctcaaatttaatgcaatTTAGTTATTTTTTATCTCTAGAACGAAATAGATCAATGTTTTTAGAATTTtgagtggtgctatctactaaagatcaaatgaaaatttctgtgttgcgattttttttttgttgtctaTAATTATGTAGCCTGTgttttttcctatctactgaagataactcaaaatTAGATGGATGTTTTGTCTCAACAAAAtagtttattattttaaaaccatgtttgtggtgccatctactgaagacaaagaataTGATGGTAAACGTAAAGATTTTTTAAATGCTTATTTTTCTGTTGCTtaaggatctaaaatgagcatttattgcgtttcgacagtatttttttttttttttttgagcacctcagacctatcgaattgcattctgaatacgaagcatgtctttctgatatcaaataattttcattttttgaaaatcacaatataatacaaattttatgacaaattataaaaattagatatttttcaaatttttgatatataacagtcctcgaagtaaattatataaatctaatgacatattcttaaagtgtatgtagcaggagaggaaaagccgacagtcaattgaaaattttgacctttcatattgaagatatggattattttcccaaaaagacctaatttttttggtgtttggggaaaaaaatccatatcttcaatatgaaaggtcaaaattttcaattgatcgtcggcttttcatcccacctacatacactttaagtataaatcatcagatatataaagtttacttcaagtactgttaaatatcaaaaatatcaatttttaatgatttgccataaaatgtgtattaaattgtgaatttcaaaaaatcaaaattatttgatatcagaatgacattcttcgtattcagaatgcaattcgatatgtctgatgtgctctaatgtcccacaataaatactgtccaaacgttcataccccagcccttaaaggcaaCAGAAAAATAAgcattagcatgaaagttcatctgtctAGGTAATCCACTATATATAAAATAAGCATCTGCTTGAACTTTCaatttgatcttcagtagatatagcacaaGTAGGCCTAAATTGATTCTACAATATCAATCTATAGGGGCCAcaagttataagttccccctaaatactttttagaataaatcgaaaaatatttgaagaaatgcaaacatgtaaaaaattatgggtagccgtatttgttttatacatatggaccaaattatagcgtcacacgtcattgtgtAAAAAAAGAAACCATTCAAAAGTTGCGGAGTCCATATAGgattcaactctcaaacaatacagtcagCCAGGTCTATTCACGT
Above is a window of Amphiura filiformis chromosome 7, Afil_fr2py, whole genome shotgun sequence DNA encoding:
- the LOC140156541 gene encoding uncharacterized protein; translated protein: MAASMMPETEASITPTDSSVETEDLVHCGICRNLLQDPRTLSCLHSFCLKCLQQHIESAGEGVTSLSCPTCSTETKLPPGGVADLDVIAFVSRQRNERLMREKLADEDAGIQCTACDGTAAESSSDSTENLRALQAVTRCFVCDDYLCERCTNMHKIMRSLKRHPLFTLDELRSEKVPLSLPDQNTCQKHKGEVLMFYCETCDVPICSKCAVIAHRHPDHKQAELDTAAAERSKKILELETESAQVATEVDELIALNEDLEQQLKAASAEALDGIDEIKEYIKEQFLENLEKTYTESTDKLQQYEEQKRAILRKNLTKLKNDRSRLSTSRMIATDVTQKGTEYEIAAVYASVTSSLKELSEQKLETPAPKLGMVRFRTIEPDLPLMNALLELDPSLMEMNEVKEFGNLVNGRGIVCTETGSIMVANNSANPEFYYHVYSTEGELSSKINTESGNTGGGNETSPWCVVLHPNGRIFGTDDTQHVKQYQGDGTYVNRYSTLSPNNVASDADDSTVQGLAIDKDSNLIVGNVTKKYVSIMKPDGTHITSMYVPIKPWFISATPADNIIISSYEERVVHVIDRTGKVLITFNPPDGVDKAAWNPTGICCSKYGDVFIANYQGRVGVYQYDLEDGEYMGCNTNDVTQPWGVALSKDEKKLAVADNTCVKIFEIKIE
- the LOC140156607 gene encoding uncharacterized protein translates to MDPVTAELREIALMNVVSVRKKSFSALTIEANDIQGEYVKSTVNSVTSSVDQSYAVEASRRPVVEPINCESTNENLQGADSSEDIFGDSSDEQLPSSPSPISPILSRVDAADDLSHSTWPRKHRKASVRFTEDTTMVRQRENSSHLASAASSEWGAVTDNGYVDEGETSQKTSGASIDDVLVVDDWRKENPVPVLGDDTMNWKEREDKLQNALEWLRREISEMKKQDQLLMCQFIQLRSDVHQLKCTGTNRKSRKMAESCSDLIKSPPYLNDPGTAITKFQSTMALNNKNSMNEKFGDDDDDDDDDEYDADDPERTLLEPEYFPEFRSRTMSLLPPVQKRRLQSRMRTTRNKSFSAGSAENTDRGLSDLME